From Acidimicrobiales bacterium, one genomic window encodes:
- the ettA gene encoding energy-dependent translational throttle protein EttA, with protein sequence MAAQFIFTMHKVGRFIPPDRDVLKDITLSFYPGAKIGVLGPNGAGKSTLLRIMAGIDQDFSGDARLTDGFTVGMLEQEPHLDPAKDVMGNVMDGVGEVAGLLAEYDQVLAGWSDPDADYEKLGAKQADLESKIEAAGAWDLQRNVEIAMDALRTPPGDTAVDNLSGGEARRVAMARLLLSKPDLLLLDEPTNHLDAESVAWLERTLQDYNGTVVAITHDRYFLDNVAGWILELDRGRGMPFEGNYSGFLEQKEARYAQEQKDDDKRTRTLRRELEWVRMAPKARQAKGKARLQQYEKLLEEQKHAEGRVNDLEIVIPADTRLGDLVIEAEGITKGFGDKLLIDDLSFSLPPAGIVGVIGANGAGKSTLFKMIIEAAEQTGDSAAKPDSGTLRIGPTVTLGYVDQNRTLDPDKTVYEEITGGVDNLTIGGREMHGRAYVASFNFRGSDQQKKVGTLSGGERNRVHLAKVLKEGANVLLLDEPTNDLDVDTLRALEDAVEAYAGCAVIISHDRWFLDRVATHILAFEGDSQVRWFEGNFTDYADYRKREHGVDAMRPQRIKYKPVSRA encoded by the coding sequence ATGGCCGCGCAGTTCATCTTCACCATGCACAAGGTCGGACGGTTCATCCCGCCCGACCGTGACGTCCTCAAGGACATCACCCTCTCCTTCTACCCGGGAGCCAAGATCGGCGTCCTCGGGCCGAATGGCGCCGGCAAGTCCACACTGCTGCGGATCATGGCGGGCATCGACCAGGACTTCTCCGGAGATGCCCGCCTGACCGACGGATTCACCGTGGGGATGCTCGAACAAGAGCCGCATCTCGACCCGGCGAAGGATGTCATGGGCAACGTGATGGACGGTGTCGGTGAGGTCGCCGGCCTGCTGGCGGAATACGACCAGGTCCTCGCCGGGTGGTCCGATCCCGACGCCGACTACGAAAAGCTCGGCGCCAAGCAGGCCGACCTCGAATCGAAGATCGAAGCCGCGGGAGCGTGGGACCTCCAACGCAACGTCGAAATCGCGATGGATGCCCTTCGCACGCCCCCGGGCGACACTGCAGTCGACAACCTGTCGGGCGGCGAGGCCCGCCGGGTGGCGATGGCTCGGCTCCTGCTGTCCAAGCCCGACCTGCTGCTGCTCGACGAGCCGACGAACCATCTCGACGCCGAGTCCGTGGCCTGGCTCGAGCGCACACTGCAGGACTACAACGGCACCGTCGTCGCCATCACCCACGATCGCTACTTCCTCGACAACGTCGCCGGCTGGATCCTCGAACTCGATCGCGGTCGTGGTATGCCCTTCGAGGGCAACTACTCGGGCTTTCTCGAGCAGAAGGAAGCCCGCTACGCCCAGGAGCAAAAGGACGACGACAAGCGCACTCGTACGCTCCGTCGCGAACTCGAGTGGGTCCGGATGGCACCGAAGGCCCGCCAGGCCAAGGGCAAGGCGCGGCTCCAGCAGTACGAGAAGCTGCTCGAGGAGCAAAAGCACGCCGAAGGCCGCGTCAACGATCTCGAGATCGTCATCCCGGCCGACACCCGACTCGGCGACCTGGTCATCGAGGCCGAGGGCATCACGAAGGGATTCGGCGACAAGCTGCTCATCGACGACCTCTCGTTCTCGCTTCCCCCGGCCGGCATCGTCGGTGTGATCGGCGCCAACGGCGCCGGCAAGTCGACCTTGTTCAAGATGATCATCGAGGCCGCGGAGCAGACGGGCGACAGCGCGGCGAAGCCCGACAGCGGCACGCTGCGCATCGGCCCCACGGTCACGCTCGGCTATGTCGACCAGAACCGGACACTCGACCCCGACAAGACCGTCTACGAGGAGATCACCGGAGGCGTCGACAACCTGACCATCGGCGGCCGCGAGATGCACGGACGGGCGTATGTCGCGTCCTTCAACTTCCGGGGCTCCGACCAGCAGAAGAAGGTCGGCACGCTCTCGGGTGGCGAGCGCAACCGGGTGCATCTGGCCAAGGTCCTGAAGGAGGGCGCCAACGTGTTGCTGCTCGACGAGCCGACCAACGACCTCGATGTCGACACCCTGCGCGCCCTCGAGGATGCCGTCGAGGCCTACGCGGGCTGTGCGGTGATCATCAGCCACGATCGCTGGTTCCTCGACCGGGTGGCGACCCACATCCTCGCCTTCGAGGGCGACTCCCAGGTGCGCTGGTTCGAGGGCAACTTCACCGACTACGCCGACTATCGCAAGCGCGAACACGGCGTCGACGCCATGCGGCCCCAGCGCATCAAGTACAAGCCCGTCAGCCGCGCCTGA
- a CDS encoding HAD-IA family hydrolase has product MICAALFDFGGVILSSPFDAFNAYEAEAGLAPDTIRGINATNPDVNAWARFERGELDPVGFAEVFEQEAAALGHVVDARRVLDALRGHVRPEMVEAVRRCGERLKTAMLTNNFRDPAAGGAHDARGDLDAIFEMFDEVVESSVVGVRKPEPRFYEIACERLGVRPDECVFLDDLGVNLKPARAMGMTTIKVVDPARALAELESVVGFSLTD; this is encoded by the coding sequence GTGATCTGTGCAGCTCTGTTCGATTTCGGGGGCGTGATCCTCTCGAGCCCCTTCGACGCATTCAACGCCTACGAGGCCGAGGCGGGGCTTGCTCCCGACACCATCCGCGGCATCAACGCGACCAACCCCGATGTCAACGCCTGGGCCCGATTCGAGCGCGGCGAACTCGACCCCGTCGGGTTCGCCGAAGTGTTCGAGCAGGAGGCGGCCGCGCTCGGCCACGTCGTCGATGCCCGTCGAGTTCTCGACGCGCTCAGGGGACATGTCCGTCCTGAGATGGTCGAGGCGGTGCGGCGGTGCGGGGAGCGGCTCAAGACCGCGATGCTCACCAACAACTTCCGCGATCCGGCCGCAGGAGGCGCACATGATGCCCGGGGTGATCTCGACGCGATCTTCGAGATGTTCGACGAGGTCGTCGAGTCGAGCGTCGTCGGTGTGCGCAAGCCCGAACCGCGCTTCTACGAGATCGCCTGTGAACGACTGGGAGTGCGGCCCGACGAGTGTGTGTTCCTCGATGATCTGGGCGTCAATCTCAAACCGGCCAGGGCGATGGGGATGACGACGATCAAGGTCGTCGATCCCGCCCGGGCACTGGCGGAGCTCGAATCGGTGGTCGGATTCTCACTCACAGATTGA
- the cysN gene encoding sulfate adenylyltransferase subunit CysN: MEMLRFATAGSVDDGKSTLIGRLLYDTKTIFEDQMEAVERASVQMGTEYTNLALLTDGLRAEREQGITIDVAYRYFHTPKRKFIIADTPGHTQYTRNMVTGASTADLAIVLLDARKGVLEQSRRHAFLASLLRIPHLVLAVNKMDLVDYDQQRFEEVKDEFRAFASKLDIADLTFIPVSALHGDNVVERSANMGWYEGPSLLHHLEEVHIASDRNHIDTRFPVQYVIRPQSDEFHDYRGYAGTIAGGVLRPGDDVVVLPSGFQSTIKSIETLDGPLDEAFAPMAVTVRLNDEIDISRGDMICRPNNQPVASQDVDAMVCWMSERVNLGVGAKLVIKHTTRTTKAIVKDLQYHLDINTLHRDEESIELGLNEIGRVRLRTQAPLFFDEYRRNRLTGSFILIDEATNVTVGAGMILGESS; encoded by the coding sequence ATGGAGATGCTCCGATTCGCAACCGCCGGTTCGGTCGACGACGGCAAGTCGACCCTCATCGGACGGCTGCTCTACGACACGAAGACGATCTTCGAGGACCAGATGGAGGCCGTCGAGCGCGCGTCGGTCCAGATGGGCACCGAATACACCAATCTGGCGCTCCTCACCGACGGGCTGCGGGCAGAGCGCGAGCAGGGCATCACGATCGATGTCGCCTACCGCTACTTCCACACACCGAAGCGCAAGTTCATCATCGCCGACACCCCGGGCCACACGCAGTACACGCGCAACATGGTCACCGGCGCCTCCACGGCGGATCTGGCGATCGTGCTGCTCGATGCTCGCAAGGGTGTGCTCGAGCAGTCGCGGCGGCACGCGTTCCTTGCGTCGCTGTTGCGTATTCCGCACCTCGTGCTCGCGGTCAACAAGATGGACCTCGTCGACTACGACCAACAGCGTTTCGAGGAGGTCAAGGACGAGTTCCGTGCGTTCGCGAGCAAGCTCGACATCGCCGACCTCACCTTCATCCCGGTGTCGGCGCTCCACGGCGACAATGTCGTCGAGCGCTCGGCCAACATGGGCTGGTACGAGGGTCCGTCGTTGTTGCATCACCTCGAAGAGGTCCACATCGCCTCCGACCGGAACCACATCGACACCCGGTTCCCCGTGCAGTACGTGATCCGTCCGCAGTCCGACGAGTTCCACGACTATCGCGGCTATGCCGGCACGATCGCCGGCGGCGTGCTGCGCCCCGGCGACGATGTCGTGGTGTTGCCGTCGGGATTCCAGTCCACCATCAAGTCGATCGAGACCCTCGATGGTCCGCTCGATGAGGCGTTCGCGCCGATGGCGGTGACGGTGCGGCTCAACGACGAGATCGACATCTCCCGTGGCGACATGATCTGCCGCCCCAACAACCAACCCGTCGCCTCACAGGACGTCGACGCGATGGTCTGCTGGATGAGTGAGCGGGTCAATCTCGGCGTCGGCGCCAAGCTGGTCATCAAGCACACGACCCGCACCACCAAAGCGATCGTCAAGGACCTCCAGTACCACCTCGACATCAACACGTTGCACCGCGACGAGGAGTCGATCGAGCTCGGACTCAACGAGATCGGCCGTGTGCGGTTGCGTACCCAGGCCCCGCTCTTCTTCGACGAGTACCGGCGCAACCGTCTCACGGGCAGCTTCATCCTGATCGATGAGGCCACCAACGTGACCGTCGGCGCCGGCATGATCCTCGGCGAGTCGTCGTAG
- the nucS gene encoding endonuclease NucS, whose product MRLVVAECTVDYDGRLQAHLPAATRLVMVKADGCVAIHADGGAYKPLNWMNAPNRLIEDRDAGVWTVTSPKGEVLTITFHDVISDSSHEMGSDPGLQKDGVEAHLQKLLADDPTTIADGLRLVRREFPTDIGPVDLMCRDADGIAVAIEVKRRGEIDGVEQLTRYLDFLNRDPMLRPVRGIFVAQEIKPQAKVLATDREIAWVEVDYDELRGIESPNLKLF is encoded by the coding sequence ATGCGTCTCGTCGTCGCCGAATGCACCGTCGACTACGACGGTCGACTCCAGGCCCACCTCCCGGCCGCAACGCGGTTGGTCATGGTGAAGGCCGACGGATGCGTCGCCATCCACGCCGATGGGGGTGCCTACAAGCCGCTCAACTGGATGAACGCCCCCAACCGCCTGATCGAGGATCGTGACGCGGGTGTCTGGACCGTCACCAGCCCCAAGGGCGAGGTGTTGACGATCACGTTCCACGATGTCATCAGCGACTCGTCGCACGAGATGGGCAGCGACCCCGGCCTCCAAAAGGACGGGGTCGAGGCCCACCTGCAGAAGCTGTTGGCCGACGATCCGACGACGATCGCCGACGGTCTGCGCCTGGTCCGCCGGGAGTTCCCGACCGACATCGGACCCGTCGACCTGATGTGTCGCGACGCCGATGGCATCGCGGTCGCGATCGAGGTCAAGCGGCGAGGAGAGATCGACGGGGTCGAACAGCTGACCCGCTATCTCGATTTCTTGAACCGCGACCCGATGCTGCGTCCGGTCCGGGGCATCTTCGTCGCCCAGGAGATCAAGCCGCAGGCGAAGGTTCTGGCCACCGATCGGGAGATCGCCTGGGTCGAGGTCGACTACGACGAACTCCGCGGCATCGAGTCGCCCAACCTGAAGCTGTTCTGA
- a CDS encoding DUF222 domain-containing protein: protein MGLAELDDLSEAIRLAAKVDFACLPGVEVEASAVAVQRLKAQLAALEAEVVGAYDASMQWAAGQHRSVKVALRHRCRMHSGEASSVVSLARALRSMPGTALALSDGAITANHARRLARAASRPEFVEAESFLLAKAGSLSFRDFERAVAYWEQVVDEARRGDDPEPPDPREVNREAHVSKTLADMVRVDAWLDPVGGATFAEALRRIETELFDADWQQAKAEYGDAVTVDRLWRTPAQRRADALVEMAVRASTAPVDGARPLPLVIIHADIDTFTIALSNYLGVEGPAPVGGIERLCELDDGTVISPTRMIEQALAGHVRRLVFASPGVILDYGRKQRLFTGALREAVCARDRVCDHDGCEIPARHCEIDHVKEWDGGGHTSHHNGKARCSFHHRNWKPRPG from the coding sequence ATGGGTCTGGCGGAGTTGGATGATCTGAGTGAGGCGATACGGCTGGCGGCGAAGGTCGACTTCGCGTGTCTGCCGGGGGTCGAGGTCGAGGCGTCGGCGGTGGCGGTGCAACGTCTGAAGGCCCAGTTGGCCGCGTTGGAGGCCGAGGTGGTCGGGGCGTACGACGCGTCGATGCAGTGGGCGGCGGGGCAGCATCGTTCCGTGAAGGTGGCGCTGCGGCATCGGTGCCGGATGCATAGCGGTGAAGCGTCGTCGGTGGTGTCGTTGGCGCGGGCGTTGCGGTCGATGCCGGGCACTGCGTTGGCGCTTTCCGATGGGGCGATCACGGCGAACCACGCCCGTCGGTTGGCGCGGGCGGCGTCTCGGCCGGAGTTCGTCGAGGCGGAGTCGTTCCTGCTCGCCAAGGCGGGGTCGTTGTCGTTTCGAGATTTCGAGCGGGCGGTGGCGTATTGGGAGCAGGTGGTCGACGAGGCCCGCCGGGGCGACGACCCGGAGCCGCCCGATCCGCGTGAGGTCAACCGGGAGGCGCACGTGTCGAAGACGCTGGCCGACATGGTCCGGGTCGATGCGTGGTTGGATCCGGTCGGTGGTGCCACGTTCGCCGAGGCGCTGCGCCGTATCGAGACCGAGTTGTTCGACGCCGATTGGCAACAGGCCAAGGCCGAATACGGCGACGCGGTCACCGTCGACCGGCTGTGGCGCACCCCCGCGCAACGGCGGGCCGATGCGTTGGTGGAGATGGCGGTGCGGGCGTCGACCGCACCCGTCGACGGGGCCCGGCCGCTGCCGCTCGTGATCATCCATGCCGACATCGACACGTTCACGATCGCCCTCTCGAACTATCTCGGCGTCGAAGGCCCGGCACCGGTCGGCGGCATCGAGCGGTTGTGCGAGCTCGACGACGGCACCGTCATCTCACCCACCCGCATGATCGAACAGGCCCTGGCCGGCCACGTGCGCCGACTCGTGTTCGCATCACCCGGCGTGATCCTCGACTACGGCCGCAAGCAACGGCTCTTCACCGGCGCGCTACGAGAGGCCGTCTGCGCCCGCGACCGGGTCTGCGACCACGACGGCTGCGAGATCCCGGCCCGGCACTGCGAGATCGACCATGTGAAGGAATGGGACGGCGGCGGCCACACCAGCCACCACAACGGCAAGGCTCGCTGCAGCTTCCACCACCGCAACTGGAAACCCAGACCCGGCTAA
- the cysD gene encoding sulfate adenylyltransferase subunit CysD, whose protein sequence is MAYDLTHLRQLEAESIHIFREVAAEFENPCLLFSGGKDSIVMLRLAEKAFWPAKLPFPVMHVDTGHNFPEVIEFRDRRVEELGARLVVASVQEAIDSGRVVEETGPRASRNRLQTTALLDGIETHRFDALFGGARRDEEKARAKERVYSFRDEFGQWDPKNQRPELWSLYNGRINRGEHIRVFPISNYTELDIWQYIKEEGIEIPNVYFAHQREVFERDGMLLSTGPFITLMDDEEPFTETVRYRTVGDMSCTGAVESSADTIDKIIEEVAATRITERGATRADDRVSEAAMEDRKKEGYF, encoded by the coding sequence ATGGCCTACGACCTGACCCACCTGCGACAGCTCGAAGCGGAATCGATTCACATCTTCCGTGAGGTGGCTGCCGAATTCGAGAATCCGTGTCTGCTGTTCTCCGGCGGCAAGGACAGCATCGTGATGCTGCGACTCGCCGAGAAGGCGTTCTGGCCCGCGAAGTTGCCCTTCCCGGTCATGCATGTCGACACCGGCCACAACTTCCCGGAGGTCATCGAGTTCCGCGACCGCCGGGTCGAGGAACTCGGCGCCCGCCTGGTGGTCGCCTCGGTGCAGGAGGCCATCGACTCGGGAAGGGTGGTCGAGGAGACGGGTCCTCGGGCGAGTCGCAACCGGTTGCAGACCACCGCACTGCTCGATGGCATCGAGACGCATCGTTTCGATGCGCTCTTCGGCGGGGCCCGTCGTGACGAGGAGAAGGCCAGGGCGAAGGAGCGGGTCTATTCGTTCCGCGACGAGTTCGGACAGTGGGACCCCAAGAACCAGCGCCCCGAGCTCTGGAGTCTCTACAACGGCCGTATCAACCGGGGCGAACACATCCGCGTCTTCCCGATCTCGAACTACACCGAGCTCGACATCTGGCAGTACATCAAGGAAGAGGGAATCGAGATCCCCAACGTCTACTTCGCACACCAGCGAGAGGTGTTCGAGCGCGACGGCATGCTGCTGTCGACGGGTCCTTTCATCACCCTCATGGACGACGAGGAGCCGTTCACGGAGACGGTGCGCTATCGCACGGTCGGCGACATGAGCTGCACCGGCGCCGTCGAGTCGTCCGCCGACACGATCGACAAGATCATCGAGGAGGTCGCGGCGACGCGCATCACCGAACGCGGTGCCACGCGGGCCGACGACCGGGTCTCTGAAGCGGCGATGGAAGACCGCAAGAAGGAGGGGTACTTCTAA
- a CDS encoding AarF/UbiB family protein: MTDSPHSLASDSVTSDSVTSDSVTSDSVTSDSVDPWDVDPDSMRWRTGVPGLRRATRRRLPALITPSRRPPGRRAVTVVRHIGGALGAWALTGRRRGGSASKADLSRRLREAAETLGPTYIKLGQIISSGEGIFPTELVSEFIKCRDQVPAEGFHLVREVVERDLGAPLEAVFSSFDRTPIAAASIAQVHGATLLDGTAVVVKVQRPSVDELVHDDLRVMAWLAPMLVGRIPITALANPPALVEVFAHTISEELDFRVEADNMLDVARVFAELGQDQFVIPRPHPELVTRRVLVMERISGFNFDDLDSYAEHGVDTHAVVRAGMIGFMEGALIHGVFHGDLHGGNLYVLPDGRTALLDFGITGRMSEPRRLAFVRLLISGMMNDPLGQLAALRDLGALPADTDLEAVAEELGILGEPVDPTTMTADELVAELQRVVKALLGYGARMPKELMLFVKNMVFLDGAIARLAPDLDLFAEIAHIAAYFATTHGENLAAQVGMNPEDYQFDPDGVRAAFGVDDTVEAMTYRDLQARRELIRHRLRART, translated from the coding sequence ATGACCGACTCCCCCCACAGTCTCGCGTCGGACAGTGTCACGTCGGACAGTGTCACGTCGGACAGTGTCACGTCGGACAGTGTCACGTCGGACAGTGTCGACCCCTGGGATGTCGACCCCGACTCGATGCGGTGGCGCACAGGCGTACCCGGGTTGCGCCGAGCGACACGACGACGTCTGCCCGCGCTGATCACACCGTCGCGGCGGCCGCCCGGTCGGCGCGCCGTCACGGTGGTGCGCCACATCGGCGGTGCGCTCGGGGCCTGGGCCCTGACCGGCCGACGTCGCGGCGGGTCGGCATCGAAGGCCGACCTGTCCCGCCGCCTCCGCGAAGCAGCCGAGACCCTCGGCCCGACCTACATCAAGCTCGGTCAGATCATCTCGAGCGGTGAGGGCATCTTCCCGACCGAGCTCGTGAGCGAGTTCATCAAGTGTCGCGACCAGGTACCGGCCGAGGGATTCCACCTGGTCAGGGAGGTGGTCGAGCGAGACCTCGGCGCCCCCCTCGAGGCGGTGTTCTCGTCATTCGATCGCACCCCCATCGCCGCGGCGTCGATCGCACAGGTCCACGGGGCGACGCTGCTCGACGGGACCGCGGTGGTCGTCAAGGTCCAGCGCCCGTCGGTCGACGAGCTGGTCCACGACGATCTCCGGGTGATGGCATGGCTCGCCCCGATGCTGGTCGGCCGGATCCCGATCACCGCGCTGGCCAACCCGCCCGCGCTGGTCGAGGTGTTCGCCCACACGATCAGTGAGGAACTCGACTTCCGTGTCGAAGCCGACAACATGCTCGACGTCGCCCGGGTGTTCGCCGAACTCGGCCAGGACCAGTTCGTCATCCCCCGCCCCCACCCCGAACTGGTGACGCGACGCGTGCTCGTGATGGAACGCATCAGCGGGTTCAACTTCGACGACCTCGACTCCTATGCGGAACACGGCGTCGACACCCACGCGGTCGTCCGCGCCGGCATGATCGGCTTCATGGAGGGCGCCCTCATCCACGGCGTGTTCCACGGCGATCTCCACGGCGGCAACCTCTACGTGCTCCCCGACGGACGTACGGCGCTGCTCGATTTCGGCATCACCGGCCGCATGAGCGAACCCCGCCGCCTGGCCTTCGTGCGACTCCTGATCTCCGGGATGATGAACGACCCTCTCGGCCAGCTCGCTGCGCTGCGCGACCTCGGAGCGCTGCCGGCCGACACGGATCTCGAAGCCGTGGCCGAGGAACTGGGGATCCTCGGCGAGCCGGTCGATCCCACGACGATGACCGCCGACGAACTCGTGGCCGAACTCCAGCGGGTCGTCAAGGCGCTGCTCGGCTATGGCGCGCGGATGCCGAAGGAACTCATGCTCTTCGTGAAGAACATGGTGTTCCTCGACGGCGCGATCGCCCGGCTGGCCCCGGATCTCGACCTCTTCGCCGAGATCGCTCACATCGCCGCCTACTTCGCCACCACCCACGGCGAGAACCTGGCGGCCCAGGTGGGGATGAACCCCGAGGACTACCAGTTCGATCCCGACGGCGTCCGTGCGGCGTTCGGGGTCGACGACACCGTCGAGGCGATGACCTATCGAGACCTCCAGGCTCGCCGGGAGCTGATCCGCCACCGCCTCCGCGCGCGAACCTGA
- a CDS encoding 3'(2'),5'-bisphosphate nucleotidase CysQ, with amino-acid sequence MPATPEDHRIAAELADEAGRLLVELRERLSAADTPAAMLKAEGDRQAHELLMERLTALRPDDAILSEEGKDDLARLGAARTWIVDPLDGTREFSEVPRTDWAVHVALVENNRPIAGAVALPALGLVLSTGAPATLSASPAVPPRMIVSRSRPPAAATHVAAVLGADLVEMGSAGAKTMAVIRGECEIYAHSGGQYEWDSCAPVAVAAAAGCHVSRIDGSELLYNQADPYLPDLLVCRPELAEAALAALASFEG; translated from the coding sequence ATGCCCGCCACACCCGAAGACCACCGGATCGCCGCCGAACTCGCCGACGAGGCCGGCCGACTCCTCGTCGAACTCCGCGAACGGCTCTCCGCCGCCGACACCCCGGCGGCGATGCTGAAGGCAGAAGGCGACCGCCAGGCCCACGAGCTCTTGATGGAGCGCCTCACGGCGCTGCGACCCGACGACGCCATCCTGTCGGAGGAGGGAAAGGACGATCTCGCCCGTCTCGGCGCCGCCCGCACCTGGATCGTCGACCCCCTCGACGGCACGCGGGAGTTCTCCGAGGTCCCCCGCACCGACTGGGCCGTCCACGTCGCCCTGGTCGAGAACAACCGACCCATCGCGGGCGCGGTCGCCCTGCCCGCCCTCGGACTCGTCCTCTCGACCGGTGCGCCCGCGACACTGTCCGCATCCCCGGCCGTTCCGCCGCGGATGATCGTGTCGCGCAGCCGCCCGCCCGCAGCGGCCACCCACGTGGCCGCGGTTCTCGGCGCCGATCTCGTCGAAATGGGCTCCGCCGGCGCGAAGACCATGGCCGTCATCCGCGGCGAGTGTGAGATCTATGCCCACTCCGGTGGCCAGTACGAGTGGGACTCGTGTGCCCCGGTCGCGGTTGCGGCCGCCGCCGGTTGTCACGTGAGCCGCATCGACGGCAGCGAACTGCTCTACAACCAGGCGGATCCCTATCTCCCGGACCTGCTGGTGTGTCGTCCCGAACTCGCCGAGGCTGCACTCGCGGCGCTCGCGTCGTTCGAGGGCTGA
- the cysC gene encoding adenylyl-sulfate kinase — protein MASQSPNVVWHPGHLSQTERWDAIGHRGATVWFTGLSGSGKSTVATAVEKALLEVGRPCYVLDGDNVRMGLNGDLGFSAEDRDENVRRVAEVGRLFGDAGVVALIPLVSPYRAARDNARALHQAADVPFFEVFVDTPIELCEQRDVKGLYAKARAGEITGFTGIDDPYEPPLSPELRLVPEDGDADEMAARVLTLLG, from the coding sequence GTGGCGTCGCAGAGTCCGAACGTCGTCTGGCATCCCGGGCATCTCTCGCAGACCGAACGCTGGGATGCGATCGGTCATCGTGGGGCGACGGTGTGGTTCACGGGCCTTTCGGGTTCGGGCAAGTCGACGGTCGCGACCGCCGTCGAGAAGGCTCTGCTCGAGGTCGGTCGGCCCTGCTATGTGCTCGACGGCGACAACGTCCGGATGGGACTCAACGGCGATCTCGGCTTCTCCGCCGAGGACCGCGACGAGAACGTGCGGCGCGTCGCCGAGGTCGGCCGGCTCTTCGGCGATGCCGGCGTGGTGGCGCTGATACCGCTGGTCTCTCCCTATCGTGCTGCCCGCGACAACGCCCGAGCCCTGCACCAGGCCGCCGACGTGCCGTTCTTCGAGGTGTTCGTCGACACCCCGATCGAGCTGTGCGAGCAACGCGACGTGAAGGGCCTCTACGCGAAGGCGCGGGCCGGCGAGATCACGGGGTTCACCGGCATCGACGATCCCTACGAGCCGCCCCTGTCGCCGGAGCTGCGGCTGGTCCCCGAAGACGGCGACGCCGACGAGATGGCTGCCCGGGTTCTCACGCTGCTCGGATGA